A stretch of DNA from Microlunatus sp. Gsoil 973:
CTGGCCGAACTGGCCGGATTCAGTCCGTCCCATTTCTCGGCCCGTTTCCGGGCGTTCACCGGCTATTCGGTGATCGAGTACGTCAAGCGCCTCCGGATGGCTCGGGCGCGGCAACTGTTGATCACCAGCGATCGCACGATCGCCGAGATCGCCACCGCCGTCGGCTATCGTGATGCGTTCTACTTCTCCCGGGTGTTCCGTGCCGTCAACCAGACCAGCCCGAGTGCGTTCCGGGCCCGTGCCCGTGAGGAGGCGGGGCACCAGGCGACCGGGAAGCCGACCGTGATCATCGGCCTGTGACGGTGGCCCCGGAATGATCATCCACCCGCCGGCCGGTACCCGAGTGGCCTTGCTGTGATCGTTCGGATGTGGCAGCGTCGGAGTTGAAACGTCAGCGTGGCAGATTCGATGTCAGAGGTCGCTGCGTCCGACCCGGCACAGCCGCGCACCCGGACCAACCGTGCATCAGGCATGAGGAGGCAGGCCAATGACGGCCGTCGCAGACAGTACCCAACTCCCGTCGGTCGAGCTGACTGACTCCACCCCACTGCTCGGTGATCCGCCGAGGCTGCTCGAGCGGGCCGGTACGGACGGTTACCTGTTCTTCCGCGGCCTGTTGGACCGTGACAAGGTGCTGAACGTTCGGCGGCAGATCATGCAGGTGGTCGCCGATCACGGCTGGCTCAGGGCCGGCACCGACGTGATGGACGGCATCGCCGATGTCGAAGCCTTCGACACGGTCGATCCGGTCGCCGCCGCCTTCTGCGGCACGGGCGTCCCTCTGGATGCGTATCAGGACGTCTATCGCATCCAGGACTTCCACGGCATCGGCCACGACCCTGCACTGCTGGGTCTGTACGACGGTCTGCTCGGCGGTCACGTGCTGCGCCAGCCGCTGTCGATCGCCAGGGTGATGGTGCCCGGCACGGATTCGGCGCCGACACCCGCACACCAGGACTTCATCCACATCCAGGGCACCAAGAACGTCTGGACCGCCTGGTTCCCGCTGGGCGACTGCCCGGTCGAGCTGGGAGGCCTGACCGTCCTGGTCGGATCGCACGCGGACGGCCTGCTGACCTATCACGCCGCCAAGGGTGCGGGCGAGCTGGAGGCGTACATCTGCAATTCCGGCTACAACTGGGGAGTGGCCGATTTTCGCGCCGGTGATGTGCTGACCTTCACCAGCCTGACCGTGCATCGAAGCCAGCCGAACATCCGTGGCGAGCAGGTCCGGCTGTCGCTCGACATGCGCTATCAGCGCGACGACGAGCCGATCACGCGTGGCTCCATCACGCCGCACTGCGGCGTGCTGAGCTGGGACGAGGTCTATCACGGCTGGACCGACGAGAGCCTCAAGTACTACTGGACCGATCGCGACCTGCAGCTCGTCGACCACGACGAGGAACTGCGCTGGCAGAAGCACAAGATCTGCTGAGTCGAAGCGGCCGGGGCCGGATCGCGGGATGATGGCCGACTTCTTGATCATCGACACGGATTCGCGTCGTTGGCCACCGGCCACCGTGCCGGGCACTACGCTGCTGCGCGGGGGTAGGCATGCAATCGGGGGATGCAGAGCAGATTCTTATCCGGACACCTGATCGACGGCTCCGGGTCTTCGTCTCGTCGACGCTCGGCGAGCTGGTGGACGAGCGCCGCGCGGTCCGGTCCGCCGTCGAACAGCTGCGGCTCAGTCCGATCATGTTCGAGATGGGTGCCCGGCCGCATCCGCCGCGGGCCCTGTACCGGTCCTATCTGCTGCAGTCCGACGTCTTTGTCGGCATCTACTGGCAGCGCTACGGTTGGGTCGCTCCGGACATGACCATCTCCGGTCTCGAGGATGAGTTCGAGCTGTCCGACGGCATGCCGAAGCTGATGTACCTGAAGCGACCGGCGCCCGACATCGAGCCGAGGCTCTCCGCCCTGCTGAAACGGCTGCAGTCCGGCGACACCGTGAGTTACAAGTCCTTCTCGACCGCCGAGGAGTTGCGCCTGCTGGTGCTCGACGACCTGGCGCTGATGCTCACCGAGCGGTTCGCACCGGCAGCGGTGCCGACGTCCCGCGGCGCTTCGGGGGCGGCTCCGGAGCCGACCACGAGCCTGGTCGGCAGGAGTACCGAGATCGACGACATCGCCGGTCTGGTGCA
This window harbors:
- a CDS encoding phytanoyl-CoA dioxygenase family protein yields the protein MTAVADSTQLPSVELTDSTPLLGDPPRLLERAGTDGYLFFRGLLDRDKVLNVRRQIMQVVADHGWLRAGTDVMDGIADVEAFDTVDPVAAAFCGTGVPLDAYQDVYRIQDFHGIGHDPALLGLYDGLLGGHVLRQPLSIARVMVPGTDSAPTPAHQDFIHIQGTKNVWTAWFPLGDCPVELGGLTVLVGSHADGLLTYHAAKGAGELEAYICNSGYNWGVADFRAGDVLTFTSLTVHRSQPNIRGEQVRLSLDMRYQRDDEPITRGSITPHCGVLSWDEVYHGWTDESLKYYWTDRDLQLVDHDEELRWQKHKIC